A window from Malassezia japonica chromosome 1, complete sequence encodes these proteins:
- a CDS encoding uncharacterized protein (BUSCO:EOG09262VQQ; EggNog:ENOG503NUQ2; COG:T), whose protein sequence is MGLLDQVSSAVSKTSHGIKPSKDDRPPEGASADDTEELDEESGNVLLSLISQLRIGMDLHKVTLPTFVLEPRSMLERITDFLSHPEMIFGADQLPSEQERFLAVLGYYMSGWHIKPKGVKKPYNPVLGEFFRCQYTYPNGTTGWYIAEQVSHHPPVSAYYYISAENNLLIYGDLRPKSKFLGNSAATLMGGETRVALLGQNNDGEYRISMPNMYARGIMFGKMVLELGDTSQVSNAQTQLSSEVEFKVKGYFTGTYNAIGAKVQQGGKTIGELSGKWSDVMEYKDLKTGDSRVFFDAHKAQTVQKQVPPLQEQEPNESQRLWAKVTEGIKAKNMDMATEAKTAIEENQRELARQREAQGVTWAPRFFTLHNDRYIPKFDMLPEPYRPQSAVNHFAQLRQ, encoded by the coding sequence aTGGGTCTGTTGGATCAAGTGAGTTCTGCCGTGAGCAAAACCAGCCACGGCATCAAGCCCTCGAAAGACGATCGTCCCCCCGAGGGCGCGTCCGCCGACGATACGGAAGAGCTCGATGAGGAATCGGGCAACGTGCTGCTCTCGCTCATCAGCCAGCTGCGTATCGGCATGGACCTGCACAAGGTGACGCTCCCTACGTTTGTGCTGGAGCCACGCAGTATGCTGGAGCGTATCACCGACTTTTTGAGCCACCCCGAGATGATCTTTGGGGCGGACCAGCTCCCGtccgagcaggagcgctTCCTGGCTGTGCTCGGCTACTACATGTCTGGCTGGCACATCAAGCCGAAGGGCGTCAAGAAGCCGTACAACCCCGTGCTTGGCGAGTTCTTCCGCTGCCAGTACACCTACCCCAACGGTACCACGGGCTGGTACATTGCAGAGCAAGTTTCGCATCACCCTCCTGTCAGCGCCTACTACTATATTTCGGCGGAAAACAACTTGCTGATCTACGGTGACCTGCGCCCGAAGAGCAAGTTCCTTGGCAACTCGGCTGCGACACTCATGGgcggcgagacgcgcgtggcgctcctcggccagAACAACGACGGCGAGTACCGCATCAGCATGCCCAACATGTATGCGCGCGGCATCATGTTTGGCAAGATggtcctcgagcttggcgacACGAGCCAGGTCTCGAACGCGCAGACGCAGCTCTCGAGCGAGGTCGAGTTCAAGGTCAAGGGCTACTTTACCGGTACCTATAATGCGATCGGTGCCAAGGTCCAGCAGGGTGGCAAGACCATTGGCGAGCTTTCCGGCAAGTGGAGTGATGTCATGGAGTACAAGGACCTCAAGACGGGCGACTCGCGCGTCTTCTTTGACGCGCACAAGGCACAGACCGTGCAGAAGCAGGTTCCTCCCCTGCAGGAACAGGAGCCGAACGAGTCGCAGCGCTTGTGGGCCAAGGTGACCGAGGGCATCAAGGCCAAGAACATGGACATGGCCACCGAGGCCAAGACCGCGATCGAAGAGAACCAGCgtgagctcgcgcgccagcgcgaggcgcagggcgtGACGTGGGCACCCCGCTTCTTTACGCTGCACAACGACCGCTATATCCCCAAGTTTGACATGCTGCCGGAGCCCTACCGCCCCCAGAGCGCGGTGAACCActtcgcgcagctgcgccagtAG